CCTTGGCGGCGGCCGGACCCTCCTTGCCGCTCAGCGAGCGCGGGAGGCCGACCACCACCTCGATGGCGTCGTACTCCTCGACGATCGCCTTGATCCTGGCCTGCGAGCGGCCGCCCGCCGGGACCGTCTCCACCGGGGTGGCGATCAGCCCGTCGGGGTCGCAGGAGGCGACCCCGATCCGGGCGTCGCCCACGTCCACGGCGATCCGGCGGCCCCGGCGGAAGACCTTCTCCTCCTGAGCCTCCATCAGTTGGCGCGCTCCGCGACCAGGCCGCGGACGGCGGCGATCGCCTCGTCCACGGCGGCCGGGTTGGTGCCACCGCCCTGGGCGACGTCGTCCTTGCCACCGCCGCCGCCGCCGAGGGTCTTGGCGGCGACCTTGACCAGCTCACCGGCCTTGACGCCGCGGGCGCGGGCGTCCTCGTTGGTGGCGATCACGGTCACCGGGCGGTCGTTGGCCACCGTGAAGACGGCGACCACGGACGGGCGCGAGCCCAGCCGGGCCCGGACGTCCAGGACCAGCTTGCGCAGGTCGTCGGCGCCGGTGCCGTCGGCCACCCGGGCGGCCACCACCGAGACGCCGCTGACGTCCTCGGCGCT
This genomic interval from Kitasatospora gansuensis contains the following:
- the ruvX gene encoding Holliday junction resolvase RuvX, encoding MEAQEEKVFRRGRRIAVDVGDARIGVASCDPDGLIATPVETVPAGGRSQARIKAIVEEYDAIEVVVGLPRSLSGKEGPAAAKVREYAGRLAMLLYPVTVRLVDERMTTVTAAQAMRASGRNSKKGRSVIDQAAAVVILQSALETERVSGRAPGESVEPVS